Proteins encoded in a region of the Clostridia bacterium genome:
- a CDS encoding ABC transporter ATP-binding protein — MLRKLSKSIREYKRPTILTLVFIVLEAIIECIIPFVTARLVNNIQNGVEMGFVIRTGAILLVMAIASLACGGLAGLTCAKASAGFSKNLRHDLFHRIQGFSFANIDRFSTSSLVTRMTTDVNNVQMAFMMIIRIAVRAPMMLVFSIIMAFIMGGWLAASLVLIIPFLVFGLIMIAKKAMPAFRRVFRKYDRLNESVEENVSAMRVVKGFAREDFEKRKFNAAAEDIRGDFTRAERIVAINSPLMQVCIYFNMIFVLLVGSYLVLKFSGSYINVGEMTAMLTYGMQILIQLQMLSMIYVILTMSAESARRISEVLDEERTVTNPENPVYDVPDGSIEFSDVRFKYSETAKLYALDDIDLKIESGMTVGIIGGTGVGKSTLVQLIPRLYDVSEGCVKVGGRDVREYDLDALRNSVAMVLQKNLLFTGTIKDNLRWGNENATDEELVAACKLAQADDFITSFPDGYDTYIEQGGTNVSGGQKQRLCIARALLKKPKILILDDSTSAVDTRTDALIRAGFKSYIPETTKIIIAQRVASVMDADMIIIMDGGTITAVGTHDELLEKSDIYREIYQQQTNGGDLDE, encoded by the coding sequence ATGCTCCGAAAACTCTCCAAAAGCATCCGCGAATACAAGCGCCCGACGATACTGACGCTCGTTTTCATCGTGCTCGAAGCGATAATCGAATGCATTATCCCCTTCGTCACGGCGCGGCTCGTCAACAACATACAGAACGGCGTCGAAATGGGCTTCGTCATCAGGACGGGCGCGATACTGCTCGTCATGGCGATCGCTTCGCTCGCCTGCGGCGGCCTTGCGGGACTCACCTGCGCGAAGGCGTCCGCCGGCTTCTCGAAAAACCTGCGGCACGATCTTTTCCATCGCATTCAGGGCTTCTCATTCGCGAATATCGACAGGTTCTCCACCTCCTCCCTCGTCACGCGTATGACGACCGACGTCAACAACGTGCAGATGGCGTTCATGATGATAATCCGCATCGCCGTCCGCGCGCCGATGATGCTTGTATTCTCAATTATCATGGCGTTCATCATGGGCGGCTGGCTCGCCGCGTCGCTCGTGCTGATAATCCCCTTCCTCGTCTTCGGGCTCATCATGATCGCCAAGAAGGCGATGCCCGCCTTCCGCCGCGTCTTCCGCAAGTATGACCGGCTGAACGAATCCGTCGAGGAGAACGTCTCCGCGATGCGCGTCGTCAAGGGCTTCGCCCGCGAGGACTTCGAGAAGCGGAAGTTCAACGCCGCCGCCGAGGATATCCGCGGCGACTTCACCCGCGCCGAACGCATAGTCGCGATCAACTCACCGCTGATGCAGGTATGCATCTATTTCAATATGATCTTCGTGCTGCTCGTCGGCTCCTACCTCGTGCTGAAGTTCTCCGGCAGCTACATCAACGTCGGCGAAATGACCGCGATGCTGACCTACGGCATGCAGATACTGATACAGCTCCAGATGCTCTCGATGATCTACGTCATACTCACGATGTCCGCCGAGAGCGCGCGCCGCATCAGCGAGGTGCTCGACGAGGAACGCACCGTGACCAATCCCGAGAACCCCGTCTATGACGTTCCGGACGGCTCGATAGAGTTCAGCGACGTGCGCTTCAAGTATTCCGAAACCGCGAAGCTCTACGCGCTCGACGACATCGATCTGAAGATCGAATCCGGCATGACCGTCGGCATCATCGGCGGCACCGGCGTCGGCAAGTCCACGCTCGTGCAGCTCATCCCCCGCCTCTACGACGTCAGCGAGGGCTGCGTCAAGGTCGGCGGCAGGGACGTGCGCGAATACGACCTCGACGCGCTGCGCAACTCCGTCGCGATGGTGCTGCAGAAGAATCTGCTCTTCACCGGCACGATAAAGGATAATCTCCGCTGGGGCAACGAAAACGCCACCGACGAGGAGCTCGTCGCCGCGTGCAAGCTCGCGCAGGCGGACGACTTCATCACCTCCTTCCCCGACGGCTACGACACCTACATCGAGCAGGGCGGCACGAACGTTTCCGGCGGTCAGAAGCAGCGCCTTTGCATCGCCCGCGCCCTGCTGAAAAAGCCGAAGATACTCATCCTCGACGACTCCACCAGCGCCGTCGATACCCGCACCGACGCGCTCATACGCGCCGGCTTCAAGAGCTACATACCCGAAACTACCAAGATAATAATCGCCCAGCGCGTCGCCTCCGTCATGGACGCGGATATGATAATCATCATGGACGGCGGCACGATAACCGCCGTCGGCACTCACGACGAGCTGCTCGAAAAGAGCGACATCTACCGCGAGATCTATCAGCAGCAGACGAACGGGGGTGATCTCGATGAGTAA
- a CDS encoding ABC transporter ATP-binding protein, with amino-acid sequence MSNSRMPAPRGARGPQGPRQPVQKGLFGRIVKALFKAYPGYATLTVVCVLLSAFVTAIPATFQQRVLDILVKALKDGLTWEVAKTQILPLVFLLIGLYVVSLVLMTVQSQVAAIMTQGFLNKMRCAMFDDMQSLPIRFFDRKKTGDIMSYYTNDIDTLRQLVSQSLPNILRSGIIVITVLFIMLWYSVYMTLIVLLGVAAMLFVSKKIGGGSAKYFVRQQKSVGKVEGYVQEMMNGQKVVKVFCHEDRTNADFDALNEELYHDAYRAHGYANSMGPVIMNIGNVLYVICAAVGGLFLLSGMSNISISGLPFSIGIIVSYLNMTKQFTGNLNQVTQQFSSIAMGLAGAGRVFDLMDAEPEEDNGYVTLVNAVENPDGSVTETAEHTGKWAWKHPHGDGTLTYTPLRGDVQLLDVDFSYVEGKQVLYDVSVYANPGQKVAFVGATGAGKTTITNLINRFYDIEDGKIRYDGININKIKKADLRRSLGIVLQDVNLFTGT; translated from the coding sequence ATGAGTAACTCCCGTATGCCCGCGCCGAGAGGCGCGAGAGGTCCGCAGGGACCGCGCCAGCCCGTTCAGAAGGGGCTTTTCGGCAGGATAGTCAAGGCGCTCTTCAAGGCGTACCCCGGCTACGCGACGCTGACGGTCGTATGCGTGCTGCTCTCCGCCTTCGTCACCGCGATACCCGCCACATTCCAGCAGCGCGTGCTCGACATACTCGTTAAGGCGCTGAAGGACGGTCTGACCTGGGAGGTCGCGAAAACGCAGATACTGCCCCTCGTCTTCCTTCTCATCGGGCTTTACGTCGTTTCGCTCGTGCTGATGACGGTGCAGAGCCAGGTCGCCGCGATAATGACGCAGGGCTTCCTCAACAAGATGCGCTGCGCCATGTTCGACGATATGCAGTCGCTGCCCATCCGCTTCTTCGACCGCAAGAAGACCGGCGACATAATGAGCTATTACACCAACGACATCGACACGCTGCGCCAGCTCGTTTCGCAGTCGCTGCCGAACATACTGCGCTCCGGCATAATAGTGATCACCGTGCTATTCATCATGCTGTGGTACAGCGTCTATATGACGCTCATCGTTCTGCTCGGAGTCGCCGCGATGCTCTTCGTTTCCAAGAAGATCGGCGGCGGCAGCGCCAAGTACTTCGTGCGGCAGCAGAAGTCCGTCGGCAAGGTCGAGGGCTACGTGCAGGAGATGATGAACGGCCAGAAGGTCGTCAAGGTCTTCTGCCACGAGGACAGAACAAACGCCGACTTTGACGCGTTGAACGAAGAGCTCTATCACGACGCCTACCGCGCCCACGGGTACGCCAACAGCATGGGCCCCGTCATCATGAACATCGGCAACGTGCTTTACGTCATATGCGCCGCGGTCGGCGGGCTCTTCCTGCTCTCCGGCATGAGTAATATCAGCATTTCCGGTCTGCCCTTCTCGATAGGCATAATCGTTTCATACCTCAACATGACCAAGCAGTTCACCGGCAACCTCAACCAGGTCACGCAGCAGTTCAGCTCCATCGCGATGGGACTCGCCGGCGCTGGCAGAGTCTTCGACCTGATGGACGCGGAGCCGGAGGAGGACAACGGCTACGTCACGCTCGTCAACGCCGTCGAAAATCCCGACGGCTCCGTCACCGAAACCGCTGAGCACACCGGCAAGTGGGCGTGGAAGCACCCCCACGGCGACGGAACGCTCACCTACACCCCGCTGCGCGGCGACGTGCAGCTGCTCGACGTGGACTTCTCCTACGTCGAGGGCAAGCAGGTGCTCTACGACGTTTCCGTCTACGCGAATCCCGGGCAGAAGGTCGCCTTTGTCGGCGCCACCGGCGCGGGCAAGACGACGATAACCAACCTCATCAACCGCTTCTACGACATCGAGGACGGCAAGATCCGCTACGACGGCATCAACATAAACAAGATCAAGAAGGCCGACCTGCGCCGCTCGCTCGGCATCGTTCTGCAGGACGTCAATCTCTTCACCGGCACG